The Choloepus didactylus isolate mChoDid1 chromosome 26, mChoDid1.pri, whole genome shotgun sequence sequence CAACTCAAGGTTAATACAACTAGGTTtctaaattcaaataaaattagaAGCTGTATAGGTATCAGATGTGTAATGAAAGATAAATCATTTATAAATACCAAGTGAAACAAGTTAATTCAATAGAAAAAGCATTCTTTTATTATACAATCAATATCTAAAGCAATGTTTTTTACTTTATTCAATTTAATTATCTGTTGATATTAATAACTACATGGTTTTTTACTTAATGTTGAATAAGTATATGCAGAATAGTAGCTTTCAATACCTGGAAACTccaatcacttttttaaaaatgttggatAAGAGTTCTGTTGAGAAAGATTCAGAGATTATACCTATATTTAGGGAAAAATCATAAGGTATTGATACTTTGTGATGGCTTGGGTGGCACTGGCAGAATGATAGCACATACACAGATTGGGCAATTACCATCcttgctgttttaatttcctagcttCTAAATAAAATAccttgcaatgggttggcttagacaaAAGGAATTtagtggctcatggttttgagcctaggagaagtccaaaatcaaggagcaCATGGCAGCCTTTCCTGGTTtctaccttctcttctgggttccactgaacttcagtttctggctgctctgtaTGACTGTTTCTGTCTGATTTTTACTctgtttgtaaaggactccagtaatctggctGAAATCCCAGCCTAATTcttttgggccacaccttaagaaacatcttgaagagatcttatgtataatgggtccacaccaaaaagaatggataaagttaaaagcatgcttttctggggtacatagctccaagccaccacagtctACCCTGTGGACACCAAAGGCATGTTCTTtcaacatgcaaaatacattcattccatcacagtatcccAAAGCTTTAAGTCATCTCAATAACAGTATtaaatacaaagtctcatcaaaattgtttACCAGTGTGGTCCCTTCTGGGGCACagctcccctctgtctgtggacctgtgaaatcaagaaagcaagttatctgcttccaatgtacAATGAAGGGACAGGTAGaggataaatatttccattcccATAGAGAGAAATTAGAAAGAGTCATGTttccaaacaattccaaaacccagcagggtAAACTCCATTAaaattcaaagtctgagaattatCAAAGGACTGATATACGTAATCTGGGCCTTATGGAAGGGCAGCCCTACCCCTTGCAAGTGCTTGCACAGTGGCCATATTCTCCCCAAGCAACAGGGTGGAGTGCCCACTCTTTCCAAGCATTGGGATGGCAACATAGGCCTCACCACctctgagcattggggtggcaTCATTCTCAATGAAAAATGGGAACAAGTTCTACCCCCTCCAAATATCAGGGCAAATGGTCTGCTTTTCCAAACACATTGGTGAACATACAATTTCCATATACATAGGTGGACCCACTCTCTTGTCCTAAAGGAGATTGCTTCTGTTCAgatcttggcttccatggttctgcccttgaagtcattcttctttCAATTCATTCCTTTTCTGCCCTTtgcagtccaggctggcagtaaTTCTGCTCATAGAAATTTCACAAAAAACTTGCTGGTTTTGCATGCAGTTCACagaggtcaaaaccatcagacaatgaATCTTCCATATATCTTTCTTTCAAAACTGTGTTTCCGTACTTGTCTTTCACTGGATTCATGTTTGGTTAAACCCTCACACCCACTTTATGAATACATGATTTTTTACCCCATCTACCATTTCTAAGCTTCTGGTGTAGTCTGTTGcagtttattatatttttatactggAGCTCTTTTATAAAACACATTCAGGATATAGACAGTATCTTTTGTAATACAAAAACTTCATTCATGTCAAAGTAACCTGTATACACAACtcacacacatatgtgtgcacacatgagAACATGCACACATGTCTACACACTACATGATATTCACTCAAAAATGCTTAGATAACTGACTCAGTAgtaccttctcacctccttgaTTTTGTTCATGCTATTCTGTGCTAATAAAACTCCTTCCTCATTTAAATGTGTCTCATAAAATTTTGCCCATTCTCCAAGGCCAATTTCAAATAATATGTGTCTTATGAAGACATAATTCTAATGTCCCTGAATGTAtttaacttttccttctcttACTTCTTCTCATGATActtattatttctgctttaaacaaTAATCTCTTTATTTGATGATCTAAAATTGCCATTGGATTTTGTGTTCTTTGAAGGCAAGTACTATGTCTTATTTTTACTGCAATTTATACCTTTATAAGAGAAACTCATGGGTTTATTGAGAACATACCATATTGAAGTACCCTATAAGAAGGGGGGAAGAAATTAATATCTATTTAGTTTATACAAGGTGTACCACatgccatttatattttctttcagtcttcaCAATCAGATTATTTGCAAAGTCATGTTATTAcaattttgtagatgagaaactAAAAATGACAGGAATtaagttaattgattttctccaGCAGGTAAGAGATACAAACAAGTTTAATCTACCTAAACCAAAATTAATGCCTTTCCCATTATAAAACATTAACTCTTTGTTGACTTCTAAAGGTATTTTTAAGAGTAACCTTTTTGGACACAATTTatttacaactcaggaataaactTTACAATAATAATACACTTAGTGAGAAAATAATTTAGTGCCCATTAACTTCTTGACAGTTTCCTTGACATCCTTATTTCTGAAACTGTAGATCAGAGGATTCAACATGGGGATCACCACTGTGTAAAACACAGAGGCCACTTTGACCATGTGCCTGGAATTTTTGGAGTGTGGCACACAGTAGAGGAAGAGGATGGTGCCATGGAAGATGGTGATGGCAGTCAggtgggaggcacaggtggagaaggctttgtGATGCCCACTGGCTGAATGCATCTTCAGGATGGTGACAACGATGAACACATAAGAAGTGAGAATGATGAGTAGTGTGCTCACCTCATTAAATGTGGCAAAGATGAAAAGCAACAAATTGTTGAGATAAGTATCAGAACAGGAGAGAGAAAGCAGTGAGGAGAACTCACAAAAGAAGTGGTTAATTGTGTTGAAACCATGAAAACATAAGTTGAAAGCAGAGCATGTGAGTATCAAGGAACATGCCACTCCCCAGGCATATGATCCAACCACCAGCACGGCACAGAGTTTCTGGGACATGGCAACTGTGTAGAGCAGAGGGTTGCAAATAGCCACAAAGCATTCATAGGCCATCACAGCTAGTAAAAAGGATTCAGTCACCACAAaggtacaaaagaaaaagaattgtagTACACATCCTAAAAGTGAAATGGTTCTGTCTTCAACAACTAGGTTCACTAGCATCTTGGGAGCAGTGATGGAGGAATAGCAGAAATCCACAAATGAGAGATGgctgaggaaaaagtacatgggggtgtgcagTTTGGGGTTAATTTTGATGATCACAATCATTCCAAGGTTTCCTACAACAGAAACACTATAGACAGCCAGAAATACTAAAAAGAGAGGGACCTGCAGTTCCGGGGAATCTGAGAAGCCCAAGAGGGTGAATGTGGCCCCACTTTTATTTCCCCCTGACAAAAACATGTTTTCTATCTGTTGAAAATCTGAAAGTCAGTCCTGGAAACAAAAATACTAAGGAGAGTGAGCATATAGGAAGCTTGATTAACTGTCCCTTGCCAATAGCAGATGAGACACAAGTCTTCAGAATCTCTCTCTATTTATTAACAAAAATATGCTgagtaattaaaattttaaaacataactagtcatttttaatttttcttaaggaaaacCAATTACAATTTTGAACTATTTAAATTCTTACctgttattttaatatataaaaatataggaGAATGAGTGCAAGTTGTTTGATGataatttttaatggaattatCACATAGCACTTTCAGGTCTCCTTGAACT is a genomic window containing:
- the LOC119520830 gene encoding olfactory receptor 5D18-like; this encodes MFLSGGNKSGATFTLLGFSDSPELQVPLFLVFLAVYSVSVVGNLGMIVIIKINPKLHTPMYFFLSHLSFVDFCYSSITAPKMLVNLVVEDRTISLLGCVLQFFFFCTFVVTESFLLAVMAYECFVAICNPLLYTVAMSQKLCAVLVVGSYAWGVACSLILTCSAFNLCFHGFNTINHFFCEFSSLLSLSCSDTYLNNLLLFIFATFNEVSTLLIILTSYVFIVVTILKMHSASGHHKAFSTCASHLTAITIFHGTILFLYCVPHSKNSRHMVKVASVFYTVVIPMLNPLIYSFRNKDVKETVKKLMGTKLFSH